In one Clostridia bacterium genomic region, the following are encoded:
- a CDS encoding haloacid dehalogenase-like hydrolase codes for MEKHVKTYLFASDFDQTLSFNDSGYVLSELLDIPAEEFKRKATGMAKLRLVQQGAELAYLLLHDPQFRSRVRREHLIEVGKRVPLKQNIELLYKLLETGIDGYRFKFFVLSAAPVEIVQSALEGMVPRDHIFGTEFQYSSSGEIETISNATAGYGKVARLDWLQEQLQIGPDHVIYAGDGSSDLHAMLHVNGCDGLTIAVSESRKVTRVAQRTILSSNALAMLVPILEQIVRWSPSQIREFFESNGLLVQDWAKVRIDWFNLRPAGEEQLAGEEQLADGASV; via the coding sequence ATGGAGAAGCATGTAAAGACATACCTGTTCGCAAGCGACTTCGACCAGACGCTCAGCTTCAACGACTCTGGTTATGTTCTGAGCGAATTGCTCGACATTCCCGCCGAGGAGTTCAAGCGCAAAGCTACCGGGATGGCAAAGCTGCGTCTCGTTCAACAGGGCGCCGAGCTGGCCTATCTACTCCTGCACGATCCGCAATTCCGCAGCCGCGTACGGCGCGAACATCTCATTGAGGTCGGAAAGCGCGTACCTCTGAAGCAGAACATCGAACTGCTTTACAAGCTCCTGGAGACCGGGATCGACGGATACCGGTTCAAGTTCTTCGTGCTCTCGGCTGCGCCGGTCGAGATCGTGCAATCAGCGCTTGAAGGCATGGTGCCGAGAGATCACATCTTCGGAACCGAATTCCAATACAGCTCCAGTGGCGAGATTGAGACGATCTCCAATGCGACCGCCGGTTATGGCAAAGTCGCGCGCCTTGACTGGTTGCAGGAACAGCTGCAGATCGGTCCAGATCACGTTATCTATGCCGGCGATGGAAGCTCCGATCTTCATGCCATGCTGCACGTGAACGGATGCGACGGGCTGACGATCGCAGTTTCCGAGTCACGAAAAGTGACGCGAGTTGCGCAACGTACAATTCTGAGTTCAAACGCCCTCGCAATGCTCGTCCCAATCCTTGAGCAGATCGTCCGCTGGTCGCCTTCCCAGATTCGTGAATTCTTCGAGTCGAACGGCCTTCTAGTCCAGGATTGGGCTAAGGTTCGGATTGACTGGTTCAATCTGCGGCCCGCAGGTGAAGAACAATTAGCAGGGGAAGAACAACTAGCAGATGGCGCGAGTGTCTGA
- a CDS encoding acetyl-CoA C-acetyltransferase, producing MASFEDVVIISGVRTPVAKFMGALQDFSAPQLGSFAVCEAVRRAGITDMNIVNECIMGNVVSAGIGQNPARQAALFAGLPPQVGAMTINKVCGSGLKAVALGAQAIQTGNAEVVVAGGMESMSNAPYLLPSARKGYRLGNGVVVDSMVHDGLWDKYNDYHMGNTGENVAVKYGITREEQDEYALNSHRKAVEAIKAGKFRDEIVPVEIPAKKRGGAPTMFTTDESPREDTTIEALRALKPAFKKDGTVTAGNAPSTNDGAAAVVVTSARKAEELGAKPMARIVAQATSGVAPEWVMMAPVDAVRQIWQKTGWKNGDVDLYEINEAFSVAAVGVTRELGLDLSRVNVNGGAVALGHPIGASGCRIIVTLLYEMKKRGAKRGIAALCLGGGNAVAMALESL from the coding sequence ATGGCTTCGTTTGAAGACGTAGTGATCATCTCCGGCGTCCGCACGCCGGTAGCGAAATTCATGGGCGCGCTTCAGGACTTCTCCGCGCCGCAGCTTGGTTCGTTCGCCGTTTGCGAAGCGGTGCGTCGCGCCGGCATCACGGACATGAACATCGTCAACGAATGCATCATGGGCAACGTGGTGAGCGCCGGGATCGGACAGAACCCTGCGCGTCAGGCTGCGCTGTTCGCCGGACTGCCACCACAGGTCGGCGCGATGACGATCAACAAAGTGTGCGGCTCGGGATTGAAAGCCGTCGCGCTAGGCGCACAAGCCATTCAGACGGGCAACGCGGAAGTTGTGGTAGCTGGGGGTATGGAATCGATGAGCAACGCGCCCTACCTACTCCCAAGCGCGCGCAAAGGGTATCGCCTGGGCAATGGTGTAGTCGTTGACTCGATGGTTCACGACGGACTTTGGGACAAGTACAACGACTACCACATGGGCAACACGGGCGAGAACGTGGCGGTGAAGTACGGCATCACGCGCGAAGAGCAGGATGAGTACGCGCTCAACTCGCATCGCAAAGCTGTCGAGGCGATCAAGGCCGGCAAGTTCAGAGACGAGATCGTACCTGTGGAAATTCCGGCAAAGAAGAGGGGCGGCGCTCCGACGATGTTCACCACGGACGAGAGTCCGCGCGAAGACACGACCATCGAAGCGCTGCGAGCTCTGAAACCGGCATTCAAAAAAGATGGCACAGTAACGGCCGGCAACGCTCCGAGCACGAACGACGGCGCCGCTGCGGTGGTCGTGACCAGTGCGCGCAAGGCCGAGGAACTTGGCGCGAAGCCGATGGCCCGCATCGTCGCGCAGGCGACGAGCGGCGTGGCCCCGGAGTGGGTCATGATGGCCCCGGTGGATGCGGTCCGGCAGATATGGCAGAAAACCGGATGGAAGAACGGCGACGTTGATCTTTACGAGATTAACGAGGCGTTCTCCGTGGCTGCTGTTGGTGTCACACGCGAACTCGGGCTCGACCTCAGCCGTGTAAATGTGAACGGCGGCGCAGTCGCCCTTGGACATCCGATTGGTGCAAGCGGCTGCCGAATCATAGTTACGTTGCTCTACGAGATGAAGAAGCGTGGAGCGAAGCGTGGCATCGCGGCGCTTTGCCTGGGCGGCGGTAACGCGGTCGCAATGGCGTTAGAAAGCTTGTAA
- a CDS encoding type II CAAX endopeptidase family protein, whose amino-acid sequence MDSVPIVSPHDVSVPTPRYPAIAPWWHTISFVIILLVFSAAGAAADHTMSARHGRWVQYAVTMAWEWILFGYVWFGIRRSGIGMRELIGGRWKQVEDFLLDVALAFGFWIVALGVLAALGYAMHLTGANKLEEARRQLGFLVPRTGLEVSLWIALSCTAGICEEVIFRGYLQRQLSAFTRNAWVGIFLSGIVFGAGHGYEGARRMVLIAIYGMMFGILTHARKSLRPGMMAHAAHDVFTGLALRFLMK is encoded by the coding sequence ATGGACAGCGTCCCCATCGTTTCGCCGCATGACGTCTCTGTACCGACGCCCAGGTACCCTGCCATAGCGCCTTGGTGGCATACCATCTCGTTCGTCATCATCCTGCTCGTCTTTTCTGCCGCAGGTGCTGCGGCTGACCACACGATGAGCGCGCGCCACGGACGCTGGGTCCAATACGCCGTCACCATGGCTTGGGAATGGATCCTGTTTGGATACGTCTGGTTCGGGATCAGGCGGAGCGGGATTGGAATGCGCGAGCTCATCGGAGGCCGATGGAAGCAGGTAGAAGATTTCCTGCTCGATGTGGCGCTCGCGTTTGGATTCTGGATCGTTGCTCTTGGAGTGCTGGCCGCGCTCGGCTACGCCATGCACCTTACGGGCGCGAACAAGCTCGAAGAAGCGCGACGCCAACTCGGATTCCTTGTCCCGCGAACGGGTCTCGAGGTGTCGTTATGGATCGCGCTCAGTTGCACGGCAGGAATCTGCGAAGAAGTCATCTTCCGGGGATACCTGCAACGTCAGCTTTCCGCCTTCACTCGCAACGCGTGGGTCGGAATCTTTCTCTCCGGAATCGTCTTCGGTGCGGGTCACGGATACGAAGGTGCAAGGCGCATGGTCCTCATCGCAATCTACGGAATGATGTTCGGAATCCTGACGCACGCAAGAAAAAGTTTACGACCCGGAATGATGGCTCACGCGGCGCACGATGTCTTCACCGGACTCGCGCTTCGTTTCCTGATGAAGTAA
- a CDS encoding RsmE family RNA methyltransferase has translation MTRRRWIADEVEGERAALVGAHASHLARVLRARVGQEFDIAAGGEVRRGLVLSVSDERVDFELGERVETAEQASLILLLAIFKFDRFEWAVEKCTELGVSAIVPVIARRTDSHLAKAAEKRVERWRKISREAAEQSRRVSPPEIAEPLRLKQALAPEAELRIVLSEVEDGTTLRDLVDGGGARTFALAIGPEGGWTEEELKMFADASWKSASLGDTILRAETAAIAATALVRSW, from the coding sequence TGACGAGACGAAGATGGATTGCGGATGAGGTAGAGGGCGAGCGCGCTGCGCTGGTGGGTGCTCATGCCTCGCACCTTGCACGCGTACTCAGGGCGCGTGTTGGACAGGAATTCGATATCGCTGCCGGCGGGGAGGTGCGGCGCGGACTCGTGCTCTCCGTCAGTGACGAGCGCGTGGACTTCGAGCTTGGCGAGCGGGTCGAGACGGCAGAGCAGGCATCGCTCATCCTGTTGCTGGCGATATTCAAGTTCGATCGTTTCGAGTGGGCGGTGGAGAAGTGTACCGAGCTGGGAGTCTCGGCGATCGTGCCGGTCATCGCGCGCCGTACGGATTCGCACCTGGCGAAGGCTGCGGAGAAGCGCGTGGAGCGTTGGCGGAAGATCTCCCGCGAAGCGGCGGAGCAGTCGAGGCGCGTGTCGCCTCCAGAGATTGCGGAGCCGCTGAGGTTGAAGCAGGCGCTTGCCCCCGAAGCCGAACTGCGGATCGTGCTCTCGGAGGTCGAGGATGGAACGACACTGCGCGATCTGGTCGATGGCGGCGGGGCGCGAACCTTTGCGCTGGCCATAGGGCCCGAGGGCGGGTGGACGGAAGAGGAGTTGAAGATGTTCGCCGACGCAAGCTGGAAATCGGCCTCCCTGGGAGACACCATCCTGAGAGCAGAGACGGCTGCGATTGCCGCGACGGCCTTAGTACGAAGCTGGTAG